The window tagcactatcgaaaatttaaaaagactgATTTACAGGTTATTTAACTATAATATCAAACATTCTAAACACGTTTGTCTACATATTGAAGCAGCttcgtatattttttattgatattttaaaactatattaataatatagtaaatattttaaaccgtttgaaaaaatataattaacgtatctgtagatttagtttttagaatttgaataaattttttataattattattagtaATATACTAAATATGTAAGATATACATTTCTCTGGGTGAAATTTGAACTTTGTAAAAGAAGAACATCTTCCAATTTTCAaacttaaaaaatgaaaaagtttgaaaatgtctttTATACGCTGTTAGACGAAAGCTAGACCGCCGGTTTGGAACTCCGTCTACATCTATAACAGGGCCCCTGGATCCTGTCAAATCATCCAATACTGAAATGCCACGTGTTACACAGCTGGCAGCCACGAATTTTTCGTTGGGAAGAATATACGGTGATTCCACGAGCATTTTAACTTCCATTAGAGAAacgtttcctttttctttttcctttaaatgGTAGTAAAGCAAGAAAGAAAGCGGGAACACGTACGCTTGCTCCGTCCTTCTTCTCACCCCCACCTTCTCTGTAAACTCAATTTACTTCGTCATTACTCCACACTTATTCtctctttcctttttgtttCCTCTTGGATCTCcgtgtcttcttcttcttcttcagttctCCTTTTGAAACTCCATTTCAGAGTTTTGACCTAAATGCTACAGGTTAGTAATTACATGTCGGTCTCAGAGTCATTGCCTTCTTTAATTTTGTTCAGATCTTCATTTTCCGGTGCTTGGTGTCTTCTCTTCTGGAtctgtgtttgttttcttaataTTTCAGTATCAACTCGTTTTCAttggttcttttttttttctttctattggCTGTTCACCTCATATGTGGCTCCTTTGTTTCtattttgtgtttattttagGAGTTATCGATTTTGTTCTGTTTGTTGTATGTATCTCTGCTCcttgttcttctttttgttgAACCTGTTCGAGGTCTTTAGctattttgtaaataaataaaaaaaatcagtatcgGAGAAGAATTTGTGTTCCTTTCGATGCCGTACCTTTATTTTGAGAAACAAAAGTTAGGTTGGCTCTGAGAGCAACACTGATTCATAAAAGTGAAACAAAATACTGGAATACAGCTACGTGGACAGAGTCGATACTGCTCTGTTCATTGATTTTTGTTCGTTTCAGTTCAGGAGGGCCGAAGTAAAAAATGTTCTCGTGCTGTTGAGCGGCAGGTTTTGTGTGAGGATAGTAAATGAGACGGTTATATGGCATAACGTATTTTGCATGTTTGATCTACTAAAAGCCTTTCCTCATTTTTTGTCTGTCTTCAGTGCTCGTAGTTAATAGTTTTTCTTCCCCTAAAGAAAAACTAGAAATAGCTGCTCTGATGTGGGAGTGTCTTCTAAATCAATTTGGTTTGTCCTTCAAAAACTAAAGTTGAATTGTataaaagttagatttcatGTGTGCACTGTGAACTGGAAGTAGATTTGAACACCAGAAACATGACTGTCATTTACATATATTTCAGCTACATGATTTTCTTGCTTTTGGTCTTTTGTGGATTTTGCGATTTTGTTTGATGCAGtgatttaatataaataattatgtaGTGATTTAATATAAATGATTTCTCTAATAATGTCGAATGCACAATGTATAATTGCTTCGGATGTGAGCAACTGTGCTTTGGTTGGCTAAACTACACCGTATAATGTTTCATATCACTGATTTTCAGTTTATAACAAATGTATCCTTTTTAGGTTGAAGATATGGCTCCATCAATTGAAACTCCCAACAAGACACCTGCCCCCTATCAATATAATCACTCCTCGCGTCCACCACTCAATGAAAGGATCCTTTCATCAATGACCAGGAGGTCTGTTGCTGCACACCCTTGGCACGATCTAGAGATTGGTATGGAAATATCTGTGTACCATTCAGAATTAATTTATGATTGCTTGTTCTATTGATCTAGAGACGAgcttattccattttttaatGCAGGACCTGGAGCTCCTAAAATATTCAACTGTGTAAGTATGCTTAACCTTAGCTCGTATGTTCTGTACAAATTTTGTTGGTATCACGTATAGCTTGTTTATATTAGACAACtaccatttttttttctttaacttCTGTTGATGTAATAGGCAATTTAAGGTCAGGAATACTAATTTTACCAAATCATAACGTTATCCTTTTATCTTTCTGTATAATCTCTAGTTCTGTTGTACATTGATTGCTGCGGAACCAGTATAAGCTCATCAAAATAGGGCTGCTAAAGTGTGTTTTTACGTCATATACATATTGGTGTAAATTTGGTTTTCTGATCATACCAGATCTGTTTTATGTTTGTTTTGATAACAAAGTAGGGGAAAACAAATTAATTTCTGCCTTACCATAGTTTATCTGCATTATAACTTCAACAATTGTATTTGTATTTACAGCTTTAGTACTTTATGTGGAAATTTTGGCTATTTGTTTATGACAAATTGCCACCTGTTCGAACTCTTTCTTGATAATTGTTTTTGAACGTAATTGAATAATTGATGCAGGTTATTGAAATATCGAAAGGAAGCAAGGTGAAATATGAACTTGACAAGAAAACTGGACTAATCAAGGTAGTCACTCATTCTAGGCTTGTTTTCTTCCTGCATTTCTTTGATCCACAATGTGTTGCTAAGTATTAGTATGATGCAGGTTGACCGTGTGCTTTACTCCTCAGTTGTGTATCCTCATAATTATGGCTTCGTCCCACGTACTCTCTGTGAGGACAATGACCCCTTGGATGTCTTGATTATCATGCAGGTAGTTTATTTGATGATCATTTATCTGATTTTTGGTTGTGCTTAGCATGGTTTCGTGAAAGCATTTTATTCTATTCTATTCCATTTGCCACCATTGCGGATGTGGGATGTTACATACATAAAGTTCAGGCGTTTTTTCTTCCGCTAACACATTGATTTATACGGAACCATTTGAAACAAAGTATATACAAATTCCTGTACAGGAACCTGTGCTTCCCGGATGCTTTCTTAGGGCTAAAGCTATAGGAGTTATGCCAATGATTGATCAGGTACACATCTTCTGCTGGAGAGAAGTTTATTTTCCTCTGCCCCTTTTCCTTGGATCAAATTTGCTTATTCATTATACGTTTCCATATTGACCAATTAGGGTGAGAAAGATGACAAGATAATTGCTGTCTGTGCTGATGATCCTGAGTACCGTCACTATGATGATATCAAGGAACTCCCACCACACCGTTTGGCTGAGATCCGCCGCTTCTTTGAAGATTGTAtcctttcaaatgttttaattcTATTTCCTAGCAAATAACCTAGTGTTCATTATTAGTTTTATTCATTCTGAAGCCTAAAGAAGTTCAATTTAGAATTATCATCCTTAACAACACATTCAGacaagaaaaatgaaaacaagGAAGTTGCTGTTAATGACTTCCTTCCAGCTGCTGATGCCTACAAAGCAGTCGACCATTCCATGTAAGTTATTAGATTTCTCTGATCCTCATATGCAAAACACATGCACTTGTGCATATAATATAACAGTTTAATGAGCTTATATTTGCCCATCTAATGTTTTCTTTGCAATCGGGAGTGAAGGTCTTAAGGAGCATTGTATTTATATTTCTGCTGTTTGCTGTCATAGTTTTTGTTCTATGGTTTTAACCGTGTGTCTTTTGCTATCAAAAGGAATCTGTATGCTGACTACATAGTGGAGAGCCTGAGGCGGTGAATGCAGAAGTAACAGATGATGgactctattaatcctcttATATATAAGTTTTGTTGCTACATATAATAGTTGTGTAATCACCAATATGTGAGTGTATTGGCCTCACAAATGTGATTACGATCGTATATTTTCTGCATGAATAGTTATATAATTCTGAAGATAAATGAAGATGATGACGACAAGGTGATCAAGCTTGTGTAATCTAACCTTCCACATACCTTGGGGAAAAAAAGTCTTGTTTTAGTCATTCATTTTAAATGATGATTTGTCCCTCGTCTTTCTTTCCCCACAGCATTTTCCTCCCTATATGTTTTTATCCgcattttatttgttaaatttttaccTGTTGATACGTGTTTCTGGCAAGCACTTTTTATTATGGTATAATGTTCAAATCTTCAACGATAATGTTATGGCTCACATATTTCTCTCTACTTATTGTCTTTTGAATACTAAATTGGATATTAATACGAGAGGTCATCCGCGCCTGATCAACGCTGGATCAATAATTTAATGTCACTTGCATTTCAACCATgccaataaaatattaatatactgtaattaattatattttttagtttaagtatttctataaaata is drawn from Euphorbia lathyris chromosome 9, ddEupLath1.1, whole genome shotgun sequence and contains these coding sequences:
- the LOC136206196 gene encoding soluble inorganic pyrophosphatase 4-like, giving the protein MLQVEDMAPSIETPNKTPAPYQYNHSSRPPLNERILSSMTRRSVAAHPWHDLEIGPGAPKIFNCVIEISKGSKVKYELDKKTGLIKVDRVLYSSVVYPHNYGFVPRTLCEDNDPLDVLIIMQEPVLPGCFLRAKAIGVMPMIDQGEKDDKIIAVCADDPEYRHYDDIKELPPHRLAEIRRFFEDYKKNENKEVAVNDFLPAADAYKAVDHSMNLYADYIVESLRR